In the genome of Sulfolobales archaeon, the window CGGGCTCGAAAGGCCCGCATACTTTCGGCGCGAGGCTTGTCCGGGCTATACTACCGCGGCTCCTTATTATTGTCTTGCATAAGGACTTTTAGGTTTTCCAGTATATCCTGGTGCTTCTGCAAATCTATCTTTCACCTTAATAAGAGGCAGTTAGTTAGAGTTGAAAGCCTTGTCTTTAAGAAATGAAGATTAGCATCTAGGTGCTATGGGTGATTTCTAGAGATAGCTAGCTGGTTCTGGAGGCTTTTGCCTTGTACTTGGATCTGCCTTGCCCTCGAATATATGGCGTATATCTCCTCAGGCGATATTTGGAAAACCCTTGTTTCTGTACGCGGTATATCTATTCCTAAGCACTTCTTCACAGCTTTATAGGCTAGCCTTTTTCTCTGGCTAAAGAGGCATTTTAAAAATCTTTCTAGATCTTTATTAATTATATTGCCTTTCCTCTTCTCCAATATAGCTGTCTGGGAGAAAACCTCTGGCTCTGGGTAGAAGCTGGTTGGTGGATATATATTGCCAGTTTTAACTCTAAATGCTAGATTCACCAGAACGCTTATTGATCCATACTCCCGTGTTCCAGGTGGAGATGAGATCCTATCCACAACATCTTTCTGAAGCAGTAGCACAGCCCATTCAGCATCACCTCTAGCCATGGTGCTTAGAAGGGGTGCTGTTATGGAATATGGTATAGAGCCAACCACCCCTTGATAACCCTTAATGCTCTCTAGAAGCGAGATAGCGTCTCCCAGTACTAACTCTACATTGCTGAACCCAGCTAGGATATCCCTAGCCATCATATAGATCCTGCGATCCACCTCTATAGAGATAACCCTACCACATGCCATTGAGAGAGGTGCTGTGAGAAAGCCGAATCCTGTTCCTACCTCAACCACCGTTTGGGATGGGCATCCATAGGCTTTTGCCAGCTCAACCATCTCCTCTATCAACATAGGATCTACTGTGAAGTGCTGCCCAAGTCTTTTTCTAGGTTTTACACCGCTCCTCCAAATAAGATCCTTGACGAGTCTAATCAGCTCATCTCTATTCATAGGAGGATATGAAACACCTGATCTCAGGATCACCACGGCTCCCTATAGTTAACCCTTGCATAGAGATAGTCCAGCATTTTGAAGAAAACAGCATCGGTAGCGTCTCTTGGAGGCTCAACAAAGAGATAGTATTTCTCGCCACCCATTAACTCAAGTATGATTCTATCAACGAGAGACTTAACAGGATCAGAGATCTTTGCCCTCTGAGCAATATCCTTAAAAGATTCAAAAGGCTTCTTCTTCCTCTCAGATAGGAGTGCCTCAAGACTCTTCTTCCCAATTCCAGGGAGGAGTTCAAACATGTGTAGCCTTATATTTATAGAGGATGCTACATTGAAGAACTCTGTATAGACCCTCTCCTTCTCAATCAATATATCCCTTAAAACCCTTGGCAGATTATCCTTTGCAATACCAGTCAGCTCCTGCCACATAAGCCTCTCACCAAGCCTAGGCCCTTGAAAGCCTCTGGGGGATTGCTCAACATAGATCCTCTCACCCATGTTTAGATGCTGCCCAGGAGGGGGGATCAGCTCTACCAGCGAGAGATACTTTGTACCAATAACCTGGGCTATTGGAGAGCTTCTATGGTGCTGATGCCTATCAAGGGGATTCCCATTTGGCATATAGTCTAGCACAACTACATATACATCCCTCACCCTGTAGTATCTTGACTGGCGATCCCTTGCACCTCTATACATGATATGCACCAGCTAGCATCTACAGTATTCGCCCAACAGCTCTAGGATCTTCTCCATATTCTCCTCACTAGGCATCTTCTGCTCAAAATTTAGAAGCGATATCAGCTCATCCTTGGTTCTAGGACATATGTTGATCACATGTACAGCAGTTATCTCTCTAAGACCTAGCCCCAACAGTTTATCCACAAGCTCATCCACCCTATCCTCGCTACATTTAGAGAATATAGTGGCATGTTCTAAAACCCTCCTCTGGAGATCCTGGAGCTTAACGCCTCTAGCCTCTGTCTCTAGAAGCATTTTCTTCACACTTGGAAGTGGTACCTCTCTAAAAGAAAGGATCTTCAAAATAGACGCCCCCTAAGCAGCTGAGAGGGCCTTTAAAATCATGTTATTTACTTCCCTTATCCTGGATTTAACACTATTTATAAGGGATCTAGTCTCATTAACAACCCTTTCCCAAACCTCAGGGGTTGGTCTGAGATGCTCAGGCCTTACATATAGGGTTTTCTCCTTATCCCCTAGATAGACCTTAACCTCGTATGCCTGTCCCCTTTTACCAGTTATAACACCTGTCTTACCATGATACCTCCTATGAGGCATAGATGCGTGGACAGCAGGATCTATTACTATGTGAACCCTATCACCCTCTTTATAGTCTATCAGAAGATAGCTTAGGCTTGGAACCTGACCCCTCTCCCTCACACGTTTCCTCAGGATCTTCCTGGTTCTATGCCTATACCCCTTTGGAGCCTTTACCAGCTCTACACACCTATTGGAAAGTATTCTACACAGATTATTAAATATGGTTTAGCAGTATGTTAAAGCGGATCTATATGCTAAGCCATATCTTTCTGGGTATATTGGATATTGCTCTCTAGTTTCTAGCCTATAAGCTCCCTAACAGCATCAGAGATCCTTCTAACCCCCTCTACAATATCATCCTCCGACACAGCATAGCTCAGTCTAATATATTCCCTACCAGCTGTATCTGGGAATCCACTTCCTGGGAGAACAACTACTTGATATCTATCTATTAGATAATCCACAAACTGCTCAACACTTAGCCCAGTCTTACTAAGTATATTTGATATCTTTGGAAAGATATAGAATGCTCCGTGGGGCTTCCACACCTCGAAGCCCTTGATCTTTGATAGCCCTTCATATATAAGATCCCTCCTCCTCTTAAAAATCTCGATCATCCTCTTAACAGGCGTCCAATCCCCTTTTAAAGCATCTGCGGCTGCCTCTTGCGCAAAGCTAGGTGCACAGCTATATATATTAACAGCTAGCCTTGTCAGCCTCCTAGCAATATCGCTTCTAACAACTAGATAGCCTATCCTCCAACCAGTCATCGAGAATGTTTTACTTGCACCATTTACATAGAGCACATAGTCCTTCCAC includes:
- a CDS encoding rRNA adenine N-6-methyltransferase family protein translates to MILRSGVSYPPMNRDELIRLVKDLIWRSGVKPRKRLGQHFTVDPMLIEEMVELAKAYGCPSQTVVEVGTGFGFLTAPLSMACGRVISIEVDRRIYMMARDILAGFSNVELVLGDAISLLESIKGYQGVVGSIPYSITAPLLSTMARGDAEWAVLLLQKDVVDRISSPPGTREYGSISVLVNLAFRVKTGNIYPPTSFYPEPEVFSQTAILEKRKGNIINKDLERFLKCLFSQRKRLAYKAVKKCLGIDIPRTETRVFQISPEEIYAIYSRARQIQVQGKSLQNQLAISRNHP
- a CDS encoding DUF655 domain-containing protein — encoded protein: MYRGARDRQSRYYRVRDVYVVVLDYMPNGNPLDRHQHHRSSPIAQVIGTKYLSLVELIPPPGQHLNMGERIYVEQSPRGFQGPRLGERLMWQELTGIAKDNLPRVLRDILIEKERVYTEFFNVASSINIRLHMFELLPGIGKKSLEALLSERKKKPFESFKDIAQRAKISDPVKSLVDRIILELMGGEKYYLFVEPPRDATDAVFFKMLDYLYARVNYREPW
- a CDS encoding RNA polymerase Rpb4 family protein; its protein translation is MKILSFREVPLPSVKKMLLETEARGVKLQDLQRRVLEHATIFSKCSEDRVDELVDKLLGLGLREITAVHVINICPRTKDELISLLNFEQKMPSEENMEKILELLGEYCRC
- a CDS encoding aminotransferase class I/II-fold pyridoxal phosphate-dependent enzyme, whose translation is FPPKVVEEIYNLAREKGLLILADEIYDNFVYGETEFKSITSFPGWKDYVLYVNGASKTFSMTGWRIGYLVVRSDIARRLTRLAVNIYSCAPSFAQEAAADALKGDWTPVKRMIEIFKRRRDLIYEGLSKIKGFEVWKPHGAFYIFPKISNILSKTGLSVEQFVDYLIDRYQVVVLPGSGFPDTAGREYIRLSYAVSEDDIVEGVRRISDAVRELIG